One Dioscorea cayenensis subsp. rotundata cultivar TDr96_F1 unplaced genomic scaffold, TDr96_F1_v2_PseudoChromosome.rev07_lg8_w22 25.fasta BLBR01000907.1, whole genome shotgun sequence genomic region harbors:
- the LOC120255241 gene encoding LOW QUALITY PROTEIN: molybdopterin biosynthesis protein CNX1-like (The sequence of the model RefSeq protein was modified relative to this genomic sequence to represent the inferred CDS: inserted 1 base in 1 codon; deleted 1 base in 1 codon), with protein sequence MTMISAKEALHRVLGVARPLSLVTVXIHGALGLILAEDIRAPDPFPPYRSSIKDGYAVVASGGPGEYPVIAESRAGSEGIGVSVTPGTVAYVTTGGPVPDGADAVVQIEDTEQVTSSSDGLKWVRILIGVSKGCDIRPVGCDIEKDALVLKSGEQIGSPEIGLLATMGFMTVKVYPRPTLAVLSTGDELVEPSTQRLNHGQIRDSNRSMLLAAVMQQQCKLVDLGIARDDERSLDDSMDRALNSSIDILLISGGVSMGDRDLVKPSLEKRGTILFEKVLMRPGKPLTLAEITRKSNGEKCDKTVIAFGLPGNPVSCLVCFQLFVLPAIRQLAGWSNPHLQRVHTRIAQPISADSIRPEYHRAIIRWELDNGSGTPGFIAESTGVQMSSRLLSIKSANALLEVPATGEILPAGTSLQAILISDISNFHLSKGFTDLCIQSNAESKQTSSASPETKVKVAILTVSDTVSSGAGPDRSGPRAVSVVNSFSDKMGGACIVATRVVPDDINMIKEVLQTWCDHDKIDLVLTLGGTGFTPRDVTPEATKAILEKETPGLVYVMLQESLKVTPFAMLSRAAAGIRGSTLIINMPGNPNAVAECMEALIPALKHALRQVKGDKREKHPRHTPHGAAEPTDQWEQSFKLASVERGCSCSH encoded by the exons ATGACTATGATCTCCGCTAAGGAAGCTCTCCATAGAGTTCTGGGCGTTGCTCGGCCTTTGTCACTGGTCACCG CGATTCATGGCGCCCTCGGGCTCATCTTGGCGGAGGACATCCGTGCCCCTGATCCTTTTCCTCCTTATCGTTCTTCTATTAAG GATGGCTATGCAGTGGTGGCCTCAGGCGGGCCTGGTGAGTATCCGGTGATTGCTGAATCAAGAGCTGGTAGTGAG GGAATTGGTGTTTCAGTTACTCCTGGGACTGTTGCTTATGTGACAACTGGAG GACCTGTACCTGATGGTGCTGATGCTGTTGTGCAAATAGAGGATACTGAACAAGTGACGAGTTCTAGTGATGGATTAAAGTGGGTACGGATATTGATTGGAGTATCTAAGGGATGTGACATCCGCCCAGTG GGTTGTGACATTGAAAAAGATGCCTTAGTATTGAAGTCAGGTGAGCAAATTGGAAGTCCTGAGATTGGTCTGCTTGCTACTATGGGATTCATGACTGTGAAG GTTTACCCTAGACCAACTCTAGCTGTGCTTTCTACTGGAGATGAATTAGTAGAGCCATCTACTCAACGCCTAAACCACGGacaa atCAGAGATTCAAATCGTTCTATGTTGTTAGCAGCTGTAATGCAGCAGCAATGCAAACTGGTCGATCTTGGTATTGCTCGTGATGATGAACGAAGCCTTGACGACAGCATGGACAGAGCTCTCAATTCTAGTATTGATATTCTACTAATTTCTGGTGGTGTCTCTATGGGTGACCGTGATCTGGTTAAGCCTAGTCTAGAGAAACGAGGGACCATCCTCTTTGAAAAG GTCCTTATGCGACCTGGAAAGCCATTGACTCTCGCAGAGATTACCAGAAAATCAAACGGGGAAAAATGTGACAAAACAGTTATTGCATTTGGTTTGCCTGGAAACCCTGTGAGTTGTTTGGTTTGCTTTCAGCTTTTTGTCCTGCCTGCAATCCGTCAACTTGCTGGTTGGTCAAATCCTCATCTGCAAAG AGTACACACTCGCATTGCCCAGCCTATTAGTGCTGATTCTATTCGTCCAGAATATCATCGTGCCATAATAAGGTGGGAGTTGGATAATGGTTCTGGTACGCCAGG ATTCATTGCTGAGAGCACTGGGGTGCAAATGAGCAGTCGTCTCTTAAGTATCAAGTCTGCAAATGCTTTGTTAGAGGTTCCCGCAACCGGGGAGATACTTCCTGCTGGAACTTCTTTGCAGGCCATACTTATTTCTGATATAAGCAACTTTCATCTTAGTAAAGGGTTCACTGATCTTTGTATCCAAAGCAATGCTGAATCCAAGCAAACAAGCAGTGCATCACCAGAAACAAAGGTTAAAGTGGCAATCCTTACAGTGAGTGATACTGTGTCATCAGGAGCAGGTCCTGATAGGAG TGGTCCTAGAGCAGTGTCTGTCGTGAATTCTTTTTCGGATAAGATGGGAGGAGCATGCATTGTTGCAACAAGGGTAGTCCCTGATGACATAAATATGATCAAGGAGGTCCTTCAAACATGGTGTGATCATGATAAAATTGACCTAGTACTAACTTTAG GTGGTACTGGATTTACACCAAGGGATGTTACACCTGAAGCTACAAAAGctatattagagaaagaaacaCCTGGCCTTGTTTACGTTATGCTTCAGGAGAGTCTCAAG GTTACCCCATTTGCAATGCTTTCTCGAGCTGCAGCGGGGATCAGAGGATCAACTTTG ATCATCAATATGCCGGGTAATCCGAATGCTGTTGCAGAGTGCATGGAAGCTTTGATTCCCGCACTTAAACATGCACTTCGGCAGGTAAAAGGCGACAAGAGAGAGAAACATCCTCGTCATACACCACATGGCGCCGCAGAGCCTACCGATCAGTGGGAACAGAGCTTCAAGCTAGCATCGGTGGAGCGTGGATGTTCTTGTTCTCATTGA
- the LOC120255240 gene encoding uncharacterized protein LOC120255240: protein MEPYIFQALVDRLREKSLLCNSKRTTVEKQLAMFMYTLAHNASNRDVQERFQHSAKRGVRYHLQEQGRAQTRPSNYKELFNLRHASLRNHVERIIGILKMRFPILKVATFHPIDSQTDIVVAACMLHNFIRIHNGTDVVEDFDNEAEETIVPNGDESYGEDVETMNFERTAGARKRDEIAMQMWNDYCSYRRA from the exons atggagccttatatatttcaagcactgGTTGATCGTCTAAGAGAAAAATCCCTCCTCTGCAACTCAAAACGGACAACAGTCGAGAAGCAACTAGCAATGTTCATGTACACTCTAGCTCATAATGCTAGTAACCGTGATGTGCAAgagcgatttcaacattctgcgAAACG AGGTGTCCGTTACCATTTGCAGGAGCAAGGTCGAGCGCAAACTAGACCGAGCAATTataaagaactatttaatttgcgACATGCGTCATTACGGAATCATGTTGAACGCATTATCGGCATTTTGAAGATGAGGTTCCCAATCCTTAAAGTAGCAACTTTCCACCCAATAGACTCTCAAACTGATATAGTGGTTGCTGCTTGTATGTTGCATAACTTCATCCGTATACATAATGGTACAGATGTTGTTGAGGATTTCGATAATGAAGCCGAAGAAACAATTGTTCCTAATGGAGATGAGTCATACGGAGAGGATGTTGAAACCATGAACTTTGAGCGAACTGCAGGTGCtcgtaaaagagatgaaatagcaatgcaaatgtggaatgattattgTAGCTACCGCCGAGCTTGA